From Alosa sapidissima isolate fAloSap1 chromosome 2, fAloSap1.pri, whole genome shotgun sequence, one genomic window encodes:
- the lrrfip1a gene encoding leucine-rich repeat flightless-interacting protein 1 isoform X12, which yields MGTQGPGRKRIPNKERLTAEDDALNVIAREAEARLAAKRAARAEAREIRMKELERQQKEIYQVQKKYYGLDNKWGDIEQWMEDSERYSRHTRRHASNSDDEERMSVSSRGSVRSDLDAVGAYGGLGSERVDDRLDRDYLEKGSRASTISSATLASLGGTSSRRGSGDTSITADTETSIREIKEIHELKDQIQDVEAKYMQSLKELKDTLTEMEEKYRKAMVSNAQLDNDKCNLMYQVDIQKDSLMELEELLFETRREYDEKAKELEREKHAHSILQFQFSELKQTLKQSEELLTEIRQLNLQRDGYVREVADLQETLEWKDKKIGALERQKEYSDAIRNERDELRDEVVQLKDILKKHGIVLGPDFSTNGEAGESGDGTGQADSDTKTSPTEGSSVLGRSEEKQPGVLEAAEGLQPNQLDEAVPQNHVTPPSPSGPASVVETCQSVEPGAPPIGNKEEIESGNTINTELNNTCSDTVESVQLASVVSAGAEDEVTREEKVSLEASGSSVERCKPPGEVKEMGNSEIEGLDPMTENQLVQKVEEVCAGEPTAEISEEVEEIRVTEKSENANVIGAGKGTLTVPEIIVSIDTSDQSEEKPLEGAADLSSSCTVVAEEEASHPPKTVAEAEAAPVSEEEAEASQTPSKEPHGTSASGKKKKRKRKNKQKQKVGAHSEQDNKHSKAQGESSLSKDPGQETGKENLGGKAVGSCVESIQQSPVCGEADSTANERPLTDTKEDAASEELGNVPCLQASDNKDDIKDEPAPVSGGDCPTKTSEAHPNPESENREHPSSDLEQQPPVCDETDSTADMRPLTDTKEDAASEELENVPCLQASDNKDDIRDEPTQVTGGDCPNETPEAHPNPESDDREHPSSDLESGPNTDSVPGGPDCSPDDEDLIDGTETLCADKDASSPKVTGDEQNEEVVQPKNIDEQENTEISVDVSESIVNTDVSESCQDQQVQVEGLPCDTPIDAQLTIDTETQLTESKLNVEHHALGDLSEDTHASDSLDKELVEEKPEGSLLMHSSDAPSQLDGSESTETDQAESTLHSTENATSQDDTTESLPVTGGNGTETQLDKAEEATEAYVQSGEVVQPMASTDEESEPVIQDQPVATAPSDDFKDHPREGSPETNDATPKSKAEDAEEDEEGEEFEFEDQDLELLPDSPRQPLTEETEEDRCSKVEVDEEHEGYQGQDQENSGSQEQSSVTQQEGGGADEDEELETRQEPNVTGGEAGSAGEEPKAEEADQVESSGMDHIPANPEHPLSSTEVEAEAAENKEVGSISGDSEGAGQVAEVEPGQQGEPTRKDSKKGKKNKGKGKEDCKMS from the exons TCAGATTTGGATGCTGTCGGGGCATATGGAGGACTCGGGAGCGAACGG GTGGATGATCGGTTAGACAGAGACTATTTGGAGAAG GGGTCTAGAGCTTCCACCATCTCCTCAGCCACTCTCGCATCGCTGGGCGGGACTTCTTCTCGGAGAGGCAGCGGTGACACGTCCATCACTGCTGACACAGAGACCTCCATACGAGAGATCAAG GAGATTCACGAACTTAAGGATCAAATCCAAGATGTGGAGGCCAAGTACATGCAGAGCCTCAAAGAACTCAAG GACACTCTcacagagatggaggagaagtaTCGTAAAGCCATGGTGTCCAATGCCCAGCTGGACAATGACAAATGCAACCTGATGTACCAGGTGGACATTCAGAAGGACTCGCTCATGGAGCTGGAAGAGCTGTTGTTTGAGACACGCCGAGAGTACGATGAAAAGGCCAAG GAACTGGAGCGGGAGAAACATGCCCACAGCATTTTGCAGTTCCAGTTTAGCGAGCTCAAGCAGACACTGAAGCAGAGTGAGGAACTACTGACT GAGATCCGTCAGCTGAATCTCCAGCGGGACGGCTATGTTAGGGAGGTCGCTGACCTGCAGGAAACTCTGGAGTGGAAAGATAAAAAAATCGGG GCCTTAGAGAGGCAGAAGGAGTATTCTGATGCGATCCGGAATGAGCGGGATGAACTCAGGGATGAGGTTGTCCAACTGAAAGATATTTTGAAG AAACATGGTATTGTCCTTGGACCAGACTTCAGCACCAATGGGGAGGCAGGAGAGTCTGGTGATGGAACCGGTCAGGCAGACTCTGACACCAAGACATCTCCCACAGAAGGAAGTAGTGTACTTG GCAGAAGTGAGGAGAAGCAGCCTGGAGTTTTGGAGGCGGCTGAAGGCTTGCAGCCAAATCAGCTGGATGAGGCAGTGCCCCAGAACCATGTGACCCCACCCTCCCCCAGTGGCCCTGCAAGTGTTGTAGAGACCTGCCAATCAGTGGAGCCTGGGGCTCCGCCTATAGGAAACAAAGAAGAGATCGAGTCAGGGAATACCATTAATACAGAATTGAACAATACGTGCAGTGACACAGTAGAAAGTGTGCAGTTAGCTTCTGTGGTTAGTGCAGGTGCTGAGGATGAAGTCACGAGAGAAGAGAAGGTGTCTTTGGAAGCTTCAGGTAGTAGTGTAGAGAGATGTAAGCCTCCTGGGGAGGTGAAAGAGATGGGTAATTCTGAGATAGAGGGGCTGGATCCCATGACAGAAAACCAATTAGTCCAGAAAGTTGAGGAGGTGTGTGCTGGAGAGCCAACAGCAGAGATTAGTGAAGAAGTGGAGGAAATACGTGTGACTGAAAAATCTGAGAATGCTAATGTTATTGGAGCAGGAAAGGGCACACTTACTGTGCCTGAAATTATTGTTAGCATTGACACCTCAGACCAGTCAGAGGAGAAACCATTGGAGGGTGCTGCAGACTTGTCCTCCTCATGCACAGTAGTAGCAGAGGAGGAGGCATCACACCCACCAAAAACAGTAGCTGAAGCTGAGGCTGCACCAGTGAGTGAGGAGGAAGCTGAAGCATCTCAGACCCCTTCTAAGGAGCCTCACGGTACCAGTGCCtctgggaagaagaagaagaggaagaggaagaataaGCAGAAGCAAAAAGTGGGAGCACATAGTGAACAAGACAACAAACACTCAAAGGCTCAGGGGGAAAGCTCACTGAGTAAAGATCCAGGACAGGAAACTGGAAAGGAGAACTTAGGAGGGAAGGCTGTAGGCAGCTGTGTGGAATCTATCCAACAGTCTCCTGTGTGTGGTGAAGCCGATAGCACTGCAAATGAGAGGCCTCTGACTGATACAAAGGAGGATGCAGCTTCAGAAGAATTAGGAAATGTGCCTTGCCTTCAAGCTTCAGACAACAAAGATGACATAAAAGACGAACCTGCTCCGGTAAGCGGTGGTGACTGTCCCACTAAAACCTCTGAAGCACATCCTAATCCTGAAAGTGAGAACAGAGAACATCCTTCAAGTGATTTAGAACAACAGCCTCCTGTGTGTGATGAGACCGATAGCACTGCAGATATGAGGCCTCTGACTGATACAAAGGAGGATGCAGCTTCAGAAGAATTAGAAAATGTGCCTTGCCTTCAAGCTTCAGACAACAAAGATGACATAAGAGACGAACCCACTCAAGTAACTGGTGGGGACTGTCCCAATGAAACCCCTGAAGCACATCCTAATCCTGAAAGTGATGATAGAGAACATCCTTCAAGTGATTTAGAATCTGGACCAAATACGGATAGTGTTCCAGGTGGCCCCGATTGCAGTCCTGATGACGAAGACCTTATAGACGGCACAGAGACTCTTTGTGCCGATAAGGATGCCTCTTCCCCTAAGGTTACTGGAGATGAGCAGAATGAGGAAGTTGTTCAGCCAAAGAATATCGATGAACAAGAAAACACTGAAATCTCTGTGGATGTTTCTGAATCCATTGTAAACACTGATGTCTCTGAGAGTTGTCAGGATCAACAAGTCCAAGTGGAGGGTCTTCCTTGTGACACTCCAATAGATGCACAACTGACCATTGACACTGAAACCCAGTTAACTGAATCAAAATTGAATGTAGAGCATCATGCTTTGGGTGACCTTTCAGAAGACACACATGCAAGTGACTCTCTTGATAAGGAGTTGGTTGAGGAGAAACCTGAGGGGTCTTTACTTATGCATTCCTCAGATGCTCCATCTCAGCTTGATGGCTCTGAATCCACAGAGACAGATCAAGCAGAATCAACTTTGCACTCAACAGAAAACGCCACAAGTCAAGATGACACCACAGAGTCACTGCCAGTCACTGGAGGGAATGGCACTGAGACTCAACTAGATAAAGCAGAAGAGGCAACTGAGGCATACGTACAGAGTGGAGAAGTTGTTCAACCCATGGCTTCAACAGATGAAGAAAGCGAGCCAGTCATCCAAGACCAGCCTGTTGCCACTGCTCCATCTGATGATTTCAAAGACCATCCCAGAGAAGGAAGTCCTGAAACAAACGATGCTACACCCAAGTCAAAAGCAGAAGATGctgaggaagatgaagagggggaagaatttgaatttgaagacCAAGATTTGGAATTATTGCCTGATAGCCCCAGACAACCCCTTACAGAGGAAACTGAAGAAGATAGATGTTCAAAGGTGGAAGTGGATGAAGAACATGAAGGTTATCAGGGACAAGATCAGGAAAACAGTGGTAGTCAAGAGCAAAGTAGTGTAACACAGCAAGAGGGTGGAGGGGCAGATGAGGATGAGGAACTTGAGACTAGACAAGAACCCAATGTTACTGGAGGGGAAGCGGGTAGCGCAGGAGAGGAACCCAAAGCAGAGGAAGCTGATCAGGTTGAGTCTTCAGGGATGGATCACATCCCAGCAAATCCTGAGCATCCATTAAGTAGCACAGAGGTTGAGGCTGAGGCCGCAGAAAATAAAGAGGTGGGTTCAATCAGTGGCGATTCTGAGGGAGCCGGTCAGGTTGCAGAGGTAGAGCCAGGCCAACAAGGAGAGCCAACGAGGAAAGATtctaaaaaaggaaagaaaaacaagGGGAAGGGGAAAGAGGACTGCAAAATGTCTTAG
- the lrrfip1a gene encoding uncharacterized protein lrrfip1a isoform X7, translated as MGTQGPGRKRIPNKERLTAEDDALNVIAREAEARLAAKRAARAEAREIRMKELERQQKEIYQVQKKYYGLDNKWGDIEQWMEDSERYSRHTRRHASNSDDEERMSVSSRGSVRSDLDAVGAYGGLGSERGSTSHSHKKSKKKKKKHSKASNGCDDDCSTVSGWSSKLSDESRHTRSSKLDLQPGSLYEDSIYSSASSRRYTGSAARVPSEYSGFLGSSSRTSSRASSACASPVEDCGGSVASFLRSAANTSSLPRDLDHVTIPDLSDVSGRVDDRLDRDYLEKGSRASTISSATLASLGGTSSRRGSGDTSITADTETSIREIKEIHELKDQIQDVEAKYMQSLKELKDTLTEMEEKYRKAMVSNAQLDNDKCNLMYQVDIQKDSLMELEELLFETRREYDEKAKELEREKHAHSILQFQFSELKQTLKQSEELLTEIRQLNLQRDGYVREVADLQETLEWKDKKIGALERQKEYSDAIRNERDELRDEVVQLKDILKKHGIVLGPDFSTNGEAGESGDGTGQADSDTKTSPTEGSSVLGRSEEKQPGVLEAAEGLQPNQLDEAVPQNHVTPPSPSGPASVVETCQSVEPGAPPIGNKEEIESGNTINTELNNTCSDTVESVQLASVVSAGAEDEVTREEKVSLEASGSSVERCKPPGEVKEMGNSEIEGLDPMTENQLVQKVEEVCAGEPTAEISEEVEEIRVTEKSENANVIGAGKGTLTVPEIIVSIDTSDQSEEKPLEGAADLSSSCTVVAEEEASHPPKTVAEAEAAPVSEEEAEASQTPSKEPHGTSASGKKKKRKRKNKQKQKVGAHSEQDNKHSKAQGESSLSKDPGQETGKENLGGKAVGSCVESIQQSPVCGEADSTANERPLTDTKEDAASEELGNVPCLQASDNKDDIKDEPAPVSGGDCPTKTSEAHPNPESENREHPSSDLEQQPPVCDETDSTADMRPLTDTKEDAASEELENVPCLQASDNKDDIRDEPTQVTGGDCPNETPEAHPNPESDDREHPSSDLESGPNTDSVPGGPDCSPDDEDLIDGTETLCADKDASSPKVTGDEQNEEVVQPKNIDEQENTEISVDVSESIVNTDVSESCQDQQVQVEGLPCDTPIDAQLTIDTETQLTESKLNVEHHALGDLSEDTHASDSLDKELVEEKPEGSLLMHSSDAPSQLDGSESTETDQAESTLHSTENATSQDDTTESLPVTGGNGTETQLDKAEEATEAYVQSGEVVQPMASTDEESEPVIQDQPVATAPSDDFKDHPREGSPETNDATPKSKAEDAEEDEEGEEFEFEDQDLELLPDSPRQPLTEETEEDRCSKVEVDEEHEGYQGQDQENSGSQEQSSVTQQEGGGADEDEELETRQEPNVTGGEAGSAGEEPKAEEADQVESSGMDHIPANPEHPLSSTEVEAEAAENKEVGSISGDSEGAGQVAEVEPGQQGEPTRKDSKKGKKNKGKGKEDCKMS; from the exons TCAGATTTGGATGCTGTCGGGGCATATGGAGGACTCGGGAGCGAACGG GGCTCTACTTCACATTCACACAAGAAGtccaagaaaaagaagaagaaacattcaaaaGCT AGCAATGGTTGTGATGACGATTGCAGTACGGTGTCCGGCTGG AGCTCCAAGCTCAGTGATGAGAGCCGACACACTCGCTCCTCCAAACTGGACCTGCAGCCG GGCTCTCTGTATGAGGACAGCATTTACAGCAGCGCCAGCTCCCGCCGATACACCGGCTCCGCCGCCCGCGTA CCATCCGAATACAGTGGTTTCTTGGGCTCCAGCTCCAGGACGTCTTCCAGGGCCAGCTCAGCCTGTGCCAGCCCAGTG GAGGACTGCGGCGGCTCAGTGGCCAGCTTCCTGCGCAGTGCGGCCAACACTAGCAGCCTGCCGAGGGACCTGGACCACGTGACCATCCCCGACCTGTCGGACGTGAGTGGGAGG GTGGATGATCGGTTAGACAGAGACTATTTGGAGAAG GGGTCTAGAGCTTCCACCATCTCCTCAGCCACTCTCGCATCGCTGGGCGGGACTTCTTCTCGGAGAGGCAGCGGTGACACGTCCATCACTGCTGACACAGAGACCTCCATACGAGAGATCAAG GAGATTCACGAACTTAAGGATCAAATCCAAGATGTGGAGGCCAAGTACATGCAGAGCCTCAAAGAACTCAAG GACACTCTcacagagatggaggagaagtaTCGTAAAGCCATGGTGTCCAATGCCCAGCTGGACAATGACAAATGCAACCTGATGTACCAGGTGGACATTCAGAAGGACTCGCTCATGGAGCTGGAAGAGCTGTTGTTTGAGACACGCCGAGAGTACGATGAAAAGGCCAAG GAACTGGAGCGGGAGAAACATGCCCACAGCATTTTGCAGTTCCAGTTTAGCGAGCTCAAGCAGACACTGAAGCAGAGTGAGGAACTACTGACT GAGATCCGTCAGCTGAATCTCCAGCGGGACGGCTATGTTAGGGAGGTCGCTGACCTGCAGGAAACTCTGGAGTGGAAAGATAAAAAAATCGGG GCCTTAGAGAGGCAGAAGGAGTATTCTGATGCGATCCGGAATGAGCGGGATGAACTCAGGGATGAGGTTGTCCAACTGAAAGATATTTTGAAG AAACATGGTATTGTCCTTGGACCAGACTTCAGCACCAATGGGGAGGCAGGAGAGTCTGGTGATGGAACCGGTCAGGCAGACTCTGACACCAAGACATCTCCCACAGAAGGAAGTAGTGTACTTG GCAGAAGTGAGGAGAAGCAGCCTGGAGTTTTGGAGGCGGCTGAAGGCTTGCAGCCAAATCAGCTGGATGAGGCAGTGCCCCAGAACCATGTGACCCCACCCTCCCCCAGTGGCCCTGCAAGTGTTGTAGAGACCTGCCAATCAGTGGAGCCTGGGGCTCCGCCTATAGGAAACAAAGAAGAGATCGAGTCAGGGAATACCATTAATACAGAATTGAACAATACGTGCAGTGACACAGTAGAAAGTGTGCAGTTAGCTTCTGTGGTTAGTGCAGGTGCTGAGGATGAAGTCACGAGAGAAGAGAAGGTGTCTTTGGAAGCTTCAGGTAGTAGTGTAGAGAGATGTAAGCCTCCTGGGGAGGTGAAAGAGATGGGTAATTCTGAGATAGAGGGGCTGGATCCCATGACAGAAAACCAATTAGTCCAGAAAGTTGAGGAGGTGTGTGCTGGAGAGCCAACAGCAGAGATTAGTGAAGAAGTGGAGGAAATACGTGTGACTGAAAAATCTGAGAATGCTAATGTTATTGGAGCAGGAAAGGGCACACTTACTGTGCCTGAAATTATTGTTAGCATTGACACCTCAGACCAGTCAGAGGAGAAACCATTGGAGGGTGCTGCAGACTTGTCCTCCTCATGCACAGTAGTAGCAGAGGAGGAGGCATCACACCCACCAAAAACAGTAGCTGAAGCTGAGGCTGCACCAGTGAGTGAGGAGGAAGCTGAAGCATCTCAGACCCCTTCTAAGGAGCCTCACGGTACCAGTGCCtctgggaagaagaagaagaggaagaggaagaataaGCAGAAGCAAAAAGTGGGAGCACATAGTGAACAAGACAACAAACACTCAAAGGCTCAGGGGGAAAGCTCACTGAGTAAAGATCCAGGACAGGAAACTGGAAAGGAGAACTTAGGAGGGAAGGCTGTAGGCAGCTGTGTGGAATCTATCCAACAGTCTCCTGTGTGTGGTGAAGCCGATAGCACTGCAAATGAGAGGCCTCTGACTGATACAAAGGAGGATGCAGCTTCAGAAGAATTAGGAAATGTGCCTTGCCTTCAAGCTTCAGACAACAAAGATGACATAAAAGACGAACCTGCTCCGGTAAGCGGTGGTGACTGTCCCACTAAAACCTCTGAAGCACATCCTAATCCTGAAAGTGAGAACAGAGAACATCCTTCAAGTGATTTAGAACAACAGCCTCCTGTGTGTGATGAGACCGATAGCACTGCAGATATGAGGCCTCTGACTGATACAAAGGAGGATGCAGCTTCAGAAGAATTAGAAAATGTGCCTTGCCTTCAAGCTTCAGACAACAAAGATGACATAAGAGACGAACCCACTCAAGTAACTGGTGGGGACTGTCCCAATGAAACCCCTGAAGCACATCCTAATCCTGAAAGTGATGATAGAGAACATCCTTCAAGTGATTTAGAATCTGGACCAAATACGGATAGTGTTCCAGGTGGCCCCGATTGCAGTCCTGATGACGAAGACCTTATAGACGGCACAGAGACTCTTTGTGCCGATAAGGATGCCTCTTCCCCTAAGGTTACTGGAGATGAGCAGAATGAGGAAGTTGTTCAGCCAAAGAATATCGATGAACAAGAAAACACTGAAATCTCTGTGGATGTTTCTGAATCCATTGTAAACACTGATGTCTCTGAGAGTTGTCAGGATCAACAAGTCCAAGTGGAGGGTCTTCCTTGTGACACTCCAATAGATGCACAACTGACCATTGACACTGAAACCCAGTTAACTGAATCAAAATTGAATGTAGAGCATCATGCTTTGGGTGACCTTTCAGAAGACACACATGCAAGTGACTCTCTTGATAAGGAGTTGGTTGAGGAGAAACCTGAGGGGTCTTTACTTATGCATTCCTCAGATGCTCCATCTCAGCTTGATGGCTCTGAATCCACAGAGACAGATCAAGCAGAATCAACTTTGCACTCAACAGAAAACGCCACAAGTCAAGATGACACCACAGAGTCACTGCCAGTCACTGGAGGGAATGGCACTGAGACTCAACTAGATAAAGCAGAAGAGGCAACTGAGGCATACGTACAGAGTGGAGAAGTTGTTCAACCCATGGCTTCAACAGATGAAGAAAGCGAGCCAGTCATCCAAGACCAGCCTGTTGCCACTGCTCCATCTGATGATTTCAAAGACCATCCCAGAGAAGGAAGTCCTGAAACAAACGATGCTACACCCAAGTCAAAAGCAGAAGATGctgaggaagatgaagagggggaagaatttgaatttgaagacCAAGATTTGGAATTATTGCCTGATAGCCCCAGACAACCCCTTACAGAGGAAACTGAAGAAGATAGATGTTCAAAGGTGGAAGTGGATGAAGAACATGAAGGTTATCAGGGACAAGATCAGGAAAACAGTGGTAGTCAAGAGCAAAGTAGTGTAACACAGCAAGAGGGTGGAGGGGCAGATGAGGATGAGGAACTTGAGACTAGACAAGAACCCAATGTTACTGGAGGGGAAGCGGGTAGCGCAGGAGAGGAACCCAAAGCAGAGGAAGCTGATCAGGTTGAGTCTTCAGGGATGGATCACATCCCAGCAAATCCTGAGCATCCATTAAGTAGCACAGAGGTTGAGGCTGAGGCCGCAGAAAATAAAGAGGTGGGTTCAATCAGTGGCGATTCTGAGGGAGCCGGTCAGGTTGCAGAGGTAGAGCCAGGCCAACAAGGAGAGCCAACGAGGAAAGATtctaaaaaaggaaagaaaaacaagGGGAAGGGGAAAGAGGACTGCAAAATGTCTTAG